One window from the genome of Mucilaginibacter ginsenosidivorans encodes:
- a CDS encoding sensor histidine kinase has product MKGQSSYSKLIGVMIQILVWVVFALVLFFYQPYLSNIDVPYQFWLKQVIILSMLVVAYYINSIVLVPRFLLKNLTGYYFMIIALLFVVIIFVTAQVDKSLHVHQLMDTAFHKRWEMMNEGKHGPPKPGKGGRGGLDTIGIAIIALVLGISTSVTTIQKWQKDKQEREELEKDKVTSELSFLKAQINPHFFFNTLNNIYALTVVDADVAGKAIHQLSRMMRYLLYDTQSGHTMLSQEIAFVKDYISLMQLRLTDVVKVNIDTPSDLKDEPIAPMIFLPFVENAFKHGVSATQDSHVDIIIWQRDKVLDLTVKNSIMNDNSISLDTNSGIGLVNTKRRLDLLYPGKYKLDISEANASNEYTVHLTIDLS; this is encoded by the coding sequence ATGAAAGGACAGAGTTCTTATAGCAAGCTTATCGGCGTAATGATACAGATATTGGTGTGGGTGGTATTTGCGCTGGTGTTATTCTTCTATCAACCCTATCTCTCCAATATTGATGTACCATACCAGTTTTGGTTAAAGCAGGTTATTATACTGAGCATGCTGGTAGTGGCTTATTATATCAATTCCATTGTACTGGTACCCCGTTTCCTGCTTAAAAATCTTACGGGTTATTACTTCATGATCATCGCTTTACTGTTCGTGGTCATCATTTTCGTAACTGCCCAGGTCGATAAATCGCTGCATGTACACCAGTTAATGGATACAGCCTTTCATAAACGCTGGGAGATGATGAACGAAGGTAAACATGGCCCGCCGAAACCCGGCAAAGGCGGCCGTGGCGGACTGGATACCATCGGCATCGCTATCATAGCCCTTGTATTGGGGATCAGCACCAGCGTAACCACCATTCAGAAATGGCAGAAGGACAAACAGGAACGCGAAGAACTGGAAAAGGATAAAGTAACTTCCGAATTATCATTCTTAAAGGCACAGATCAATCCCCACTTCTTTTTCAATACGCTGAATAACATTTATGCGCTCACGGTTGTCGATGCGGATGTTGCCGGCAAGGCCATTCACCAATTATCGCGCATGATGCGCTACTTGCTTTACGATACGCAATCGGGGCATACCATGCTGAGCCAGGAAATAGCCTTTGTAAAAGATTATATAAGCCTGATGCAATTGCGACTTACCGATGTGGTGAAGGTAAATATCGACACGCCTTCGGATCTTAAAGATGAGCCGATAGCGCCGATGATATTTTTACCATTCGTAGAGAATGCCTTTAAACACGGAGTAAGCGCAACACAGGACAGCCATGTCGACATAATTATCTGGCAACGCGACAAAGTGCTCGACCTGACAGTAAAAAATTCGATAATGAACGATAATAGTATTAGCTTAGATACCAATAGCGGCATTGGCCTGGTAAACACCAAGCGCCGGCTCGACCTGCTATACCCTGGCAAATATAAACTGGATATCAGCGAGGCTAATGCCAGCAACGAGTATACCGTTCATTTGA